A genomic window from Silene latifolia isolate original U9 population chromosome Y, ASM4854445v1, whole genome shotgun sequence includes:
- the LOC141628608 gene encoding protein FAR1-RELATED SEQUENCE 6-like, translating to MPFTPFVGVNHHGSTIVLASALISHEDAISFTWVFKRWLDCMGRASSVIITDQCRGIGKAVKEVFPNTPHRLCLWYMMRNGAKNLGSNPRYNEIKADLKDVVYESKDIHDFEDAWELFVVKYGLREHSWVKEVYAKREAWVPLYWKNIFCAGMSSTQRSKQTNRFFKIYFNPQTTLFTFLANYENALRAKVEEEEKLNFSCTNKPCRYDKNVIVEEVFQRAYSNSIFAKVKKEVYGLIHTNAEIKMNIGTFSLFVVTEEVKHPFWKAGDKMYEVSIDTASGEFTCTCQRFEFKGILCRHIIHALLLKKVQLIPDKYILSRFRKDLVRGYEHIQVGYHTPAESERLKRSIAVTLRNGYLYRLALHSDEAFALYNRESHKLVKELEASVGIETLNAIGAGTNVNQLWGRRRLQRKENNQRYMVRNATPRKEGGLEDPVDKRGTGRAPRPRQKTVRRALNVDEAGPSQPTPQRMRVTRNTARNTQ from the coding sequence ATGCCGTTTACTCCATTTGTTGGTGTAAATCATCACGGTAGCACTATTGTACTAGCATCCGCTTTGATTTCACACGAGGATGCCATTAGCTTTACTTGGGTGTTTAAGAGATGGTTAGATTGTATGGGAAGAGCGTCGTCGGTTATAATCACGGATCAATGCAGGGGGATTGGAAAGGCTGTGAAGGAGGTATTTCCTAATACGCCCCACCGCTTGTGTCTTTGGTACATGATGCGTAATGGAGCAAAAAATTTGGGATCGAATCCGAGGTACAATGAAATTAAGGCCGACCTTAAAGATGTGGTTTATGAAAGTAAAGATATCCATGATTTTGAGGATGCTTGGGAACTTTTTGTAGTTAAATATGGGTTACGTGAACATAGTTGGGTCAAAGAGGTATATGCAAAAAGAGAAGCATGGGTTCCTTTGTATTGGAAGAACATATTTTGTGCAGGTATGTCATCCACGCAAAGAAGTAAGCAGACGAACCGATTCTTCAAGATTTACTTTAATCCACAAACAACTTTGTTTACCTTCCTTGCAAATTACGAAAATGCCCTACGAGcgaaggtcgaggaagaagaaaaattgAACTTTTCTTGCACCAATAAACCGTGTAGATACGATAAGAATGTCATTGTTGAGGAAGTCTTTCAAAGAGCGTATAGCAACTCGATTTTTGCGAAGGTGAAAAAAGAGGTGTATGGGTTAATACACACCAACGCGGAGATTAAGATGAATATTGGGACGTTCTCTCTTTTCGTTGTTACCGAGGAGGTCAAACATCCATTTTGGAAAGCAGGGGATAAGATGTACGAAGTGAGCATTGACACGGCTTCGGGTGAGTTTACTTGTACTTGTCAACGTTTTGAATTTAAAGGAATACTATGTAGGCATATTATACATGCATTGTTGCTAAAGAAAGTGCAGTTGATTCCTGACAAGTATATTTTGAGTCGATTTCGAAAGGATTTGGTACGGGGCTATGAGCATATTCAGGTTGGGTATCACACACCCGCGGAGTCGGAACGTCTTAAGCGGTCCATTGCCGTTACGTTAAGGAACGGGTACTTGTATAGGCTAGCATTACACTCCGATGAGGCTTTCGCCCTATATAATAGGGAATCACATAAGCTAGTGAAGGAGTTGGAGGCAAGTGTTGGTATAGAGACCCTCAATGCCATAGGAGCAGGCACGAATGTTAATCAGCTGTGGGGTCGTAGGAGACTACAACGGAAGGAAAACAATCAACGGTACATGGTAAGAAATGCGACTCCACGTAAAGAAGGCGGATTAGAAGACCCCGTTGATAAAAGGGGCACGGGGAGAGCTCCTAGGCCAAGACAGAAGACGGTTAGGAGGGCTCTTAACGTTGATGAGGCAGGTCCTTCACAACCTACGCCGCAACGGATGAGGGTTACTAGAAACACAGCTCGTAACACTCAGTAG